A portion of the Fulvia fulva chromosome 1, complete sequence genome contains these proteins:
- a CDS encoding LIM domain-containing protein produces the protein MLKSKDRPTPRPTSMSEEQMAQYLADLRNARPPRPSGARPPPSSKYTTLKRAESDVVDTKPADDVSRPALPSSNSMPIIPAQSLSHRRTESSLSKRSMCSARGPFAGRPLVTPPEPGVPTSPEKPAIRHAPSMPYMEHGMRWMEKQEARSLREALQDMDLEEEKKIHSDAQDEAAELVWKHKYPGAAAAPTVFANPDLKDYRSHLRKGSYQRSHSQDTASAGHRTSSDGSQSSGTSINNSSKRVSTIDRPRKVSPPTGNMSVQKRRESAGKSYDHLAKAVEKDIAIAHRRSSSGSRRILSGEKKMYMHPNDKIWEDPQEDLSTPEKRKQEPVEDRRESVPTAAAVPSYVRKNPFARVRAQAEKLERSNSAPVISSLPPTPVLRHDRIEIQRNSPSQSRNPWYVSNEPLPPTPSSASARDADEVAPKTTPTREGKEIRGDDIRAATSKGRKDYSPNLPRPTMVSDKPGRPIVSFQKDYKPKEIVMEEQHAGPAPKQEPEPSKPSPYQIAKPAPPQVTVNHGPMPPVPTISVPDEPSVPSIVLPDDELHEDASSSRDVPEIQVEALTINVTVADSSTGSPTRSKIPQRPLPSARPLPRHAATTPLPATKSTPHYTPSMRQAGALCAHCALPIAGRILSAAGQRFHPGCFVCHECKTNLECVAFYPEPERKRDERLERIHIRRSGFNVPMPEDMSEEQFMRQEATDGDDTLRFYCHLDYHELFSPRCKSCKTPIEGEVIVACGAEWHAGHFFCAQCGDPFDSTMPFVEKDGYAWCVGCHTNRYSSKCRKCKKPVTDVVVKALGSDWHSNCFVCMECNGEFTDGRYFLRGNSQDPVCVSCEERRLKA, from the exons ATGCTGAAGAGCAAAGACAGACCAACACCGCGCCCGACGTCCATGTCGGAGGAACAAATGG CACAGTACCTCGCCGACCTGCGCAATGCTCGACCACCCCGACCGTCCGGCGCAAGACCGCCTCCGTCATCAAAGTACACCACGTTGAAACGAGCGGAGTCAGACGTGGTAGATACGAAGCCAGCAGACGACGTTTCCAGACCGGCCCTACCTTCGAGCAATAGTATGCCTATCATACCAGCTCAGTCGCTCTCCCACCGAAGAACAGAGTCTAGCTTGTCGAAACGCAGCATGTGTTCTGCTCGTGGGCCTTTTGCCGGGCGACCTCTGGTAACACCGCCTGAGCCTGGAGTACCGACATCGCCTGAGAAGCCAGCTATACGTCACGCACCCAGTATGCCGTACATGGAGCATGGTATGCGGTGGATGGAGAAGCAAGAGGCGAGATCACTGCGGGAAGCTTTACAAGACATGGACCTTGAGGAAGAGAAGAAGATCCACTCGGACGCCCAAGACGAAGCAGCAGAGCTGGTGTGGAAACACAAGTACCCGGGGGCTGCTGCAGCGCCGACTGTCTTTGCCAACCCAGATCTAAAAGACTATCGATCACATCTACGAAAAGGCAGTTATCAGCGTAGTCATAGCCAGGACACCGCTTCGGCAGGACATCGAACATCGTCAGATGGCAGTCAAAGTTCCGGTACCAGTATCAACAACTCCAGTAAGCGAGTGTCCACGATCGATCGACCACGAAAGGTTAGCCCTCCGACCGGTAATATGTCTGTGCAGAAGAGGCGAGAGTCGGCCGGCAAGAGCTACGACCATCTCGCAAAAGCCGTTGAAAAGGACATTGCCATCGCTCATCGTAGGTCGAGCAGCGGAAGCAGGCGCATCCTCAGTGGAGAGAAGAAGATGTATATGCATCCCAATGACAAGATATGGGAAGATCCACAGGAAGACCTCTCAACTCCTGAGAAGAGAAAGCAAGAGCCAGTCGAAGACAGGAGAGAATCCGTGCCCACTGCAGCAGCAGTACCATCATACGTGCGCAAGAACCCATTTGCTCGTGTCCGAGCACAGGCTGAGAAGCTGGAGCGCTCTAATTCGGCACCAGTGATATCTTCGCTGCCGCCAACGCCTGTACTGAGGCACGATCGTATTGAGATACAGCGGAACTCCCCGAGCCAGAGTCGAAATCCGTGGTATGTGTCGAACGAGCCATTACCGCCAACGCCTTCAAGTGCAAGCGCCCGCGATGCAGATGAGGTGGCACCCAAGACGACGCCAACCAGGGAAGGCAAAGAGATCAGAGGCGACGATATTCGTGCTGCGACCAGCAAGGGTCGCAAGGACTACAGCCCAAACTTGCCGCGCCCAACGATGGTGAGCGATAAGCCAGGACGGCCTATTGTGAGCTTTCAGAAGGATTACAAGCCGAAGGAAATCGTGATGGAAGAGCAGCACGCGGGTCCCGCACCAAAGCAAGAGCCAGAACCGTCAAAGCCCTCCCCATACCAGATCGCGAAGCCTGCGCCGCCGCAAGTCACTGTGAACCATGGACCAATGCCACCAGTTCCGACAATCAGTGTTCCGGATGAGCCAAGCGTTCCTTCAATTGTGCTGCCTGATGATGAGCTTCATGAAGACGCGTCAAGCTCAAGGGATGTGCCGGAGATCCAGGTTGAAGCTCTTACAATCAACGTCACCGTTGCAGACAGCAGTACTGGCTCACCAACACGAAGTAAGATACCGCAGCGACCATTGCCGTCTGCCAGACCTTTGCCACGACACGCAGCAACGACACCACTGCCAGCCACCAAATCAACGCCACACTACACGCCTTCGATGCGACAAGCTGGAGCCTTATGCGCGCACTGCGCCTTGCCTATTGCTGGCCGAATCCTGAGTGCTGCTGGTCAAAGATTCCATCCCGGATGCTTCGTATGTCACGAATGCAAAACCAACCTGGAATGTGTCGCATTCTACCCGGAGCCAGAGAGGAAGCGTGATGAGCGCCTGGAGCGTATCCACATCCGACGTTCTGGCTTCAACGTCCCCATGCCCGAGGATATGAGCGAGGAGCAGTTCATGCGACAAGAAGCCACTGATGGAGACGACACTCTGCGCTTCTACTGCCACTTGGACTACCACGAGCTCTTCAGCCCGCGATGCAAGAGCTGCAAGACTCCAATCGAAGGCGAAGTCATCGTTGCTTGTGGTGCGGAGTGGCATGCAGGTCACTTTTTCTGTGCTCAGTGTGGCGATCCATTTGACAGCACCATGCCCTTTGTGGAGAAGGATGGGTATGCTTGGTGTGTTGGGTGTCACACGAATCGGTACAGCTCGAAGTGTCGAAAGTGCAAGAAGCCGGTGACGGATGTGGTTGTCAAGGCTCTTGGGAGCGATTGGCATTCTAATTGCTTTGTGTGCATG GAATGCAACGGCGAGTTTACAGATGGTCGATACTTCCTGCGCGGCAACAGTCAAGACCCGGTTTGTGTGAGTTGTGAGGAGAGGAGGTTGAAGGCTTGA
- a CDS encoding Putative fatty acyl-CoA reductase, translated as MASSLPDEYGFYFQDKAIFLTGATGNLGSCILYRLITQLKPKRVFAFVRDSRTQAIEKLRNKMLGYADVLSQSDSIHYAVGDLRLPGLGVDRTARQVLEDEVNIIIHTAANLSLLDPVADCMKNHCDPTLELARMATRFKKLQRFVYVSSAYANSFLPDGLVEEKVYPLLDSSGEDIDPEFEREEIDQTDSSSFTKPFAWPYALSKYLAERISLTRYSSLPLLIVRPSTIGPALQTPFPLFGTVESCPMQYAAKIYLRDPQASRVWHAPAGASSGTNVLDEIPVDYVSNALLLHVAAESYGIVHATARNYAQLTVNDTLMHLMHAGGSGASEDIDIEWISPKTGPQCALANLFVVGNRDWDFSCARSEALMQDANLAGSSCYQGAGVCFQSTTFARSKRRGEG; from the coding sequence ATGGCTTCCTCCCTGCCTGACGAATATGGCTTTTACTTCCAAGACAAGGCCATCTTCCTGACTGGTGCCACTGGGAATCTGGGGTCATGCATTCTCTACAGGCTGATCACGCAACTGAAGCCCAAACGAGTATTCGCTTTCGTACGGGACTCGCGGACCCAGGCCATAGAGAAGCTACGGAACAAGATGCTTGGCTACGCAGATGTGCTATCCCAGAGCGACTCGATACACTACGCTGTCGGCGACCTTCGCCTCCCTGGGCTAGGCGTTGACCGGACAGCCCGGCAAGTGCTGGAAGACGAGGTGAACATTATTATCCACACGGCAGCCAACCTATCCCTTCTCGACCCCGTTGCAGATTGCATGAAGAATCACTGCGACCCGACTCTGGAGCTTGCACGAATGGCGACTAGGTTCAAGAAGCTGCAAAGATTTGTCTACGTTTCGTCAGCCTATGCCAATTCGTTCCTCCCCGACGGACTGGTTGAGGAGAAGGTATACCCGCTCCTAGACTCAAGCGGTGAGGATATCGACCCAGAGTTCGAGCGGGAGGAGATCGACCAAACCGACAGTTCCTCATTCACCAAACCATTCGCATGGCCTTATGCGCTGTCCAAGTATCTCGCCGAACGCATCTCGCTAACCCGATACTCCTCGCTTCCGCTGCTCATTGTGCGTCCCAGCACGATCGGGCCGGCGCTTCAGACACCATTCCCGCTTTTCGGAACCGTGGAATCATGTCCTATGCAGTATGCGGCCAAAATCTATCTCCGCGACCCGCAGGCAAGTCGGGTATGGCATGCACCAGCAGGTGCATCATCGGGCACCAACGTCCTGGACGAGATACCGGTCGACTATGTGAGCAACGCACTACTTCTACACGTCGCAGCAGAGTCATACGGCATCGTCCATGCTACAGCACGCAACTATGCGCAGCTGACCGTGAACGACACACTCATGCATCTCATGCATGCTGGAGGCAGTGGCGCGTCAGAGGACATCGACATTGAATGGATCAGCCCCAAGACCGGCCCACAGTGTGCATTAGCGAACCTCTTCGTGGTGGGCAATCGAGATTGGGACTTCTCTTGTGCGCGATCGGAAGCGCTGATGCAGGACGCGAACCTCGCGGGGTCTTCGTGTTACCAAGGAGCTGGCGTGTGCTTTCAATCAACAACGTTCGCTCGCTCTAAAAGAAGAGGTGAAGGCTGA
- a CDS encoding Squalestatin hexaketide synthase, whose translation MEPLAICGMSMRLPGGVRDAQAFWDTLIQKKELLCDVPEDKFNVDAFYSPHGKSGTIISRTAFYLTDAELACLDTSMFNISPHELRHIDPELRMLLGITHECLENAGESDYRGKRVGCYVGLGLEISVNSFGIGGANGHVIIDSARAWVPAERRVIAALGTPVAVSDCGVHEARHAARVSRGPPQSKPLLDAWSPSDPYLEDRSRSEPEVPRSQLLVFSATHEKSLARLKSSYETLLEDKTTNPADLARTLGRHRQHHRYRAFCATSPDGEGAHFSATARVSGSSRIVFVFSGQGNVWPRGTENLLRESSIFRQMLTRLDAILASLPACSLSLEKELLRDGDRSRLQDAEIAHPLSVAMQICLCNALGALGVRPEAVVGHSSGEIAAAYVSGALMEEEAIKVAFFRGQAIEQDTTLGAMSSAGLSRDVIDRLALSGVTLACDNSRSSVTLSGRVEEVEEAEASIVEAYPNALVKRVAVGHAYHSRYMRSAGESCERILAGQLRPTRPQCAFYSALRAATEAILSDTEGSIVFAEIGPHPTLTSSLTQSCAEKNFRGSSHVSFMRRSTNSATTFLEGLGRLYQLGVSLDLQTLTPNRRTLTDLPNYPWHHEAEYWNETRLGRDWRFRKYPRHDLLGTRTGEGSTIEPSWRNIMYITGGESELSVRATADIRTNGAVLGEVVAFSGATMALSVTGLTLCPIEGMASDRREDPHAAADLHGNEALSKGTEILENTIELFAHANPLGTLLLHLSGSDEAVESSLASLRARSRERLYSSITICCSSEQSRSALEGKLKDCDKIDYAIVDSTAISESAQLGSRAYDLIVADGKIMGNDTDRERTLLFLRKTMTNSATLIVHEPGSTGLVSTPANGTTNMHQTHSDLWSRAGFCDVSDIKDKILVAKAQSRQAQPPSPNVALLCAEKDGKVVRAIVTLLTCHGISTGLYSLDDLAQMESSQQIVLSVLDQEGQSPLCEASLLGFKNLLQVIQRASHGILWLTKPGPSYAAILGLARTGLGRAIARWMVENGAVHLVFLSRTAGLEPEHEDFMRELEAMGAVCKAVAGTVADNAVVQRLFGDACPPIKGVVQASMVLADISLSNMTLNDWNTVVEPKITGTWNLHNTLASHNLDFFVVLGSLSGFIPYRHSLGLAGSILNFSAVSDIGTLSQQPKLLAAMKEAGAHCLSEVDVLEAFQWAVENSKPWLKKLSSTRWSEEGRLSLGLRSTIPMQNLDELHPWKRDGRMAAYHNSHYNALTPLSKNTMQNIHADPQTTLSDPSTAVVLAEEIAKKALTMLLSAEKEIDTKTALVSVGLDSLIAMQLRSWWRDTFRLEVNVLQVANAKTFEGLGLLAVSLLKRKLIKEEA comes from the exons ATGGAGCCTCTCGCCATCTGTGGCATGTCCATGAGACTGCCCGGAGGCGTGCGAGACGCTCAAGCATTTTGGGACACCTTGATCCAGAAGAAGGAGCTGCTATGCGATGTTCCGGAGGACAAATTCAATGTCGACGCTTTCTACAGTCCCCATGGGAAGTCTGGCACGATTATTTCCAGGACAGCTTTTTATCTCACAGACGCAGAGCTGGCGTGCTTGGACACATCCATGTTCAACATCAGCCCACACGAGCTGCGGCATATCGACCCCGAGCTGCGAATGTTGCTCGGGATCACGCACGAGTGTCTGGAGAATGCTGGCGAGAGTGATTATCGCGGCAAGCGAGTAGGATGCTATGTGGGCCTTGGTCTTGAGA TCAGTGTGAACTCATTCGGTATTGGGGGAGCAAATGGTCATGTCATTATTGACTCTGCTCGAGCGTGGGTGCCCGCAGAAAGAAGGGTGATAGCCGCACTTGGGACCCCCGTGGCAGTGTCTGACTGTGGTGTACATGAAGCGCGTCATGCAGCGCGCGTCTCACGCGGTCCACCACAGTCTAAGCCACTGCTCGATGCCTGGTCCCCTTCAGACCCATACCTGGAAGATCGTAGCAGGTCCGAGCCCGAAGTACCTCGTTCACAGTTGCTAGTCTTTTCCGCAACTCACGAAAAGTCCCTCGCCAGGCTGAAGAGCTCATACGAGACGTTGCTCGAGGACAAAACCACTAACCCAGCGGACTTGGCCCGCACCCTGGGAAGACATCGGCAACATCACAGATACCGGGCATTCTGTGCCACGTCTCCGGACGGAGAGGGCGCACACTTCTCCGCCACAGCGCGCGTGTCGGGAAGCTCTCGCATCGTTTTTGTATTCAGCGGACAAGGAAATGTCTGGCCACGCGGAACAGAGAATCTCTTAAGAGAGAGTTCGATTTTTCGTCAAATGCTGACAAGGCTCGATGCGATCCTCGCCAGCTTACCAGCGTGCTCCCTCTCGCTCGAGAAGGAGCTGCTACGTGATGGAGACAGGAGCCGCTTGCAAGACGCTGAGATTGCGCATCCTTTGAGTGTGGCGATGCAGATATGTCTTTGCAACGCACTTGGAGCACTCGGAGTGCGTCCTGAAGCTGTAGTAGGCCACTCCAGCGGAGAGATCGCTGCAGCTTACGTCTCCGGTGCCTTGATGGAAGAGGAAGCGATCAAAGTGGCCTTTTTCCGAGGCCAGGCGATCGAACAGGACACGACGTTGGGAGCCATGTCTTCTGCCGGACTGAGCCGAGATGTAATTGACAGACTCGCTCTCTCTGGCGTCACACTTGCCTGTGACAATAGCCGTTCAAGTGTGACATTGTCGGGTCGGGTTGAAGAGGTAGAAGAAGCAGAAGCTAGCATCGTAGAAGCATATCCAAATGCTCTAGTTAAACGAGTCGCTGTGGGCCACGCCTATCATTCCAGATATATGAGAAGCGCAGGCGAATCATGTGAGCGGATACTTGCTGGTCAACTTCGTCCGACGCGTCCACAGTGTGCCTTTTACTCTGCATTGAGAG CGGCTACTGAAGCCATATTGTCTGATACGGAAGGGTCAATTGTCTTTGCTGAGATCGGCCCTCATCCGACCTTGACCAGTTCCTTGACCCAGTCCTGCGCCGAGAAGAATTTTCGTGGATCCTCACACGTATCTTTCATGCGACGTTCCACGAACAGTGCTACAACCTTTCTCGAAGGACTGGGGCGGTTGTACCAACTAGGAGTGTCCCTAGATCTCCAGACTCTAACACCAAACAGAAGGACATTGACGGACCTACCTAACTACCCCTGGCACCATGAAGCTGAATATTGGAACGAGACCCGCTTAGGTCGAGATTGGAGATTTCGCAAATATCCCCGTCACGATCTTCTTGGGACTAGGACAGGGGAGGGCTCAACCATCGAACCATCATGGCGCAATATT ATGTACATTACAGGTGGTGAAAGCGAACTTTCCGTGCGAGCGACTGCAGATATCCGTACGAATGGTGCAGTCCTCGGGGAAGTCGTTGCATTCTCTGGTGCAACGATGGCATTGAGTGTCACAGGGCTGACGCTCTGTCCTATCGAAGGCATGGCATCTGATCGCAGGGAAGATCCGCACGCAGCTGCTGACCTT CATGGAAATGAAGCTCTTTCCAAGGGTACGGAAATCTTGGAAAACACAATTGAGCTCTTTGCGCATGCAAACCCGCTGGGAACACTGCTTCTCCATTTATCGGGATCGGACGAGGCAGTTGAGTCATCGCTGGCATCTCTGCGTGCTCGCTCTCGAGAGAGACTGTACTCATCCATTACCATATGTTGCTCTTCTGAGCAGAGTCGTAGCGCTCTGGAAGGAAAGCTTAAGGACTGTGACAAGATCGACTACGCCATCGTAGACAGCACAGCTATCTCAGAATCAGCGCAGCTTGGCTCGCGTGCTTACGACTTGATCGTTGCTGATGGCAAGATCATGGGAAACGATACTGACCGGGAGCGGACCTTGCTGTTCCTTCGCAAAACAATGACGAATAGCGCAACATTGATTGTGCATGAGCCTGGGTCAACGGGATTGGTGAGCACTCCGGCCAATGGCACTACCAACATGCATCAAACTCACTCTGACCTTTGGTCTCGGGCGGGCTTCTGTGATGTATCTGACATCAAGGACAAGATCTTGGTTGCCAAAGCGCAATCGCGGCAAGCTCAACCACCAAGCCCCAATGTTGCACTGCTCTGTGCAGAAAAGGATGGCAAGGTAGTTCGGGCCATAGTGACATTGCTAACCTGTCACGGCATTTCAACAGGATTGTACAGTCTCGATGATCTGGCGCAAATGGAAAGCTCACAGCAAATTGTCCTATCTGTCCTGGACCAGGAAGGCCAATCTCCGCTCTGCGAGGCATCATTACTGGGTTTCAAGAACCTACTGCAGGTCATCCAACGGGCGTCTCATGGTATCCTCTGGCTCACAAAACCCGGGCCTTCTTATGCTGCAATCCTCGGTCTGGCTCGCACAGGGCTTGGCCGTGCTATTGCGCGATGGATGGTGGAGAACGGGGCTGTCCATCTTGTCTTCCTGTCTCGAACGGCTGGACTTGAGCCTGAGCACGAAGATTTCATGAGAGAACTGGAAGCCATGGGTGCGGTGTGTAAGGCCGTTGCTGGGACCGTTGCCGATAATGCAGTCGTCCAGAGACTGTTCGGGGATGCTTGTCCGCCAATCAAGGGTGTGGTGCAGGCCTCTATGGTACTCGCG GATATCTCGCTGTCCAACATGACATTGAACGACTGGAATACGGTAGTCGAGCCCAAGATCACAGGTACATGGAACCTTCACAACACTCTGGCATCCCACAATCTCGACTTCTTCGTCGTTCTCGGCTCTCTCTCCGGCTTCATACCCTACCGCCACAGTCTCGGACTGGCCGGGTCAATCCTCAACTTCTCCGCTGTAAGCGACATCGGAACACTCAGCCAACAGCCAAAACTCCTCGCCGCCATGAAAGAAGCAGGCGCGCACTGTCTCAGTGAAGTCGACGTCCTCGAGGCGTTCCAGTGGGCTGTTGAGAATTCCAAACCATGGCTGAAGAAGCTTTCGTCAACGAGATGGAGCGAGGAGGGCCGTCTAAGTCTCGGGCTGCGCTCTACGATACCCATGCAGAATCTGGATGAGCTACACCCCTGGAAGCGCGACGGACGCATGGCCGCGTACCACAACAGTCACTACAACGCACTAACACCCCTCTCCAAAA ACACGATGCAGAACATCCACGCCGATCCGCAAACCACACTCTCCGACCCCAGCACCGCAGTAGTCCTAGCGGAGGAAATTGCAAAGAAAGCACTTACCATGCTACTCAGCGCAGAAAAGGAAATCGACACCAAGACAGCCCTAGTTTCTGTAGGTCTGGACTCGTTGATTGCCATGCAGTTGAGATCGTGGTGGAGAGATACGTTTCGGCTCGAGGTGAATGTGCTGCAAGTGGCGAATGCGAAGACGTTTGAAGGGTTAGGGCTGTTGGCCGTTTCGTTGCTGAAGAGGAAGTTGATCAAGGAGGAAGCTTGA